TGGGCGCTGGGATGGGTGCAGCTGCAGTGGCTGGACGTGCCGAAGGAGCTGTTCGGGGCAATGCAGAAACTGACGACGGCCACGGACCTGCCGCGCTTCCTCTGGCTCCTGCTGCTGGTGGCGGTGACGCCGGCGGTGTGCGAGGAAGCGGTGTTCCGCGGGGTCCTCTTCCAGGGGGTGGCGCGCGAGGAGCGGATGTGGAGGACGGTGGGGCTCACGGCGCTGATCTTCGGCGCCTTCCACCTCTCCGGCGAGACGGCCATCCGCTTCCTGCCGACGGCGTGGATCGGGGTGCTGATGGGGATCGCGGTCTGGCGCACGCGGTCGATCTTCGCCAGCATGGGGATGCACTTCATCAACAACGGGCTGGCGGTGGTGATCGTCTCGCGCCCCGACGTACGTGGCGCGGTGATGAACGGCGCGACGGGCGAGCCGAACTGGTGGCTGGTGGCGCTGGCGCCCCTTGCGCTGGCCGCGGGGCTGTGGCTTCTTCCCCGGCGGACGCGGGCGGCGGGGGATGCGGCTGCCCCGTCCCCCGAATGAATTCGGGGGCAACAAAAGCACAAAGTCCCTCCGGGACTGCTGCCATGCATCCGGGCGTTTCGGATGCATGGGCGAGGAAGCGAGCGGGATCCGCGTGAGGGATGCGCGCCCGGAGGGCCGGGACGGTACAGACCGGGTAGATTGTTGACAGATCAGACCGGGAGGATGCCTGACACGGTATCGTTGATCTCGCCCAAGCCACAGGGGGGACGCCATGCCGTGGAACCGGACGGATTCGGAGAACGAGCGGCTGCGGTTCGTAGCCAAGGCGCAGGAGAAGCTCTACAAGATGTCCGAGCTGTGCGAGCGCTTCGGCGTGAGCCGGGAGACGGGCTACGCGACGCTGGCGCGGTACAACGCGCTGGGGGTCGACGGACTGAAGGCCCGCAGCCACGCGCCCCTGAACTGCCCGCACAGAATCTCGGCGGAGATGAGCGAGGAGCTCCTGGCCGAACGGCGGTTGCATCCGCACTGGGGGCCGCGGACGCTGCTGGCGTGCCTGCGCAAGCGCGAACCCGGGCGGGTGCTGCCGGCCGCGAGCACCGTTGGCGACCTGTTCAGCCGGGAGCGGCTGACGAAGCCGCGGCCGCGGCGCCGGAAGTGGAGCCACCCGGGACGAACGCAGGTGGGGGTATCCGGGCCCAACGACCTGTGGACGATCGACTTCAAGGGCGAGTTCCGCACGCGCGACGGGAAGCTGTGCTACCCGCTCACCATCGCGGACGCCCACACGCGGTTCCTGCTGGCGGTCGACGTGCTGTCCTCCATCACGCACGCCGGGACCCAGGCCGTGGTGGAGCGCGTGTTCCGGGAATACGGGCTGCCCTGGGTCATCCGCTCGGACAACGGGTGCCCGTTCTCGAGCAAGGCGATTGCCGGGCTGTCGCGGCTGAACGTCTGGTGGACGCAGCTGGGGATCCGGCAGGACCGCATCGAGCCGGGGCACCCGGAGCAGAACGGCTCGCACGAGCGAATGCACCGGACGCTGAAGCAGGAAACGGTATGGCCGCCAGCCGCGGACATGCCGGCTCAGCAGGAGCGGTGCGACCGGTTCCGCGCCGAGTTCGACTTCGAGCGGCCGCACCAGGCGCTCGCGATGCAGACGCCCGGCTCGCTGTACGTGCGCTCGCCGCGCGAGCTCCCCGAGCGCCTGCCGGAGCCGGAGTACCCGGGTCACTGCGTGGTCCGGCCGGTGCGTGCGAACGGCATTCTCCACTTTCGCAATCGGGACCTGTTCCTGAGCGAGGTGCTGATCGGCCACAGTGTCGCCCTGGAGGAGATTGCAGAGGGGATGTGGTCGGTCTACTTCTACGATCTGCTGCTCGCGCGCCTCAACGAACGGACGTGGAAGTTTGTGGACTAACCCCCGGGTGTTTGGAGATCAACTCCCCGGGTTCTGGAGGAAGAAAGTGTCAAGCATCCTCCCGGTCTGATCTGTCAAGGATCATCCCGGTTGCTCAGACGGCGCCGCGCGTGGGTGGATGCCGGCAAAACGCGCCGGATGCACGGCGCGGCGGTGGCCCGGCGCGGTTGGCAACAGTTGTATCGTTGCCTACCGCGCGCGCAGCCCGGTTTGGCGCCTAAGCGCCAAACACGCCCAGAACCTGCGGTTCCAATCCGTTGAAGATCGACTGCCAACCACGACGACGAACGGTGAGCCGATGAGCCAGATGGTGGCCTGCGTGGTGCTGATCCGCGCCGTGCCCGGCGACGTGCCCGCGCTGGCGCGCCGCATCGCCGGAATCGACGGCGTGGCCGAGGTCTACTCCGTGTCCGGCGACTACGACCTGATCGCCATCGTGCGCGTGAAGGAGTACGAGCGCATCGCCGAGATCGTGACCGAGGAGATCGCGCAGATCCAGGGGATCGAGCGGACCAACACGCTCACCGCCTTCCGCGTGTTCTCCAAGCAGGACCTGGGCACGGCGTGGGACATGTTCGACTGAACCGCAGGGGACAGGTTACAGGGGACAGGGACGAGCCCGCCGGATTGGGGTGGATTGGCGAGCCGCACCACGTGCTCGTCTACCCTCCACAACGACGATCGGCGGGGGATGACTTTACCGTCCGGCTGGATTCGGCTAAGTTCATATCACTCCTGACCTTCCCGGCGCCCCTCCACGCCGCGGCTTCCACCACCCGCGCAGTCCCCAATGCTACCCGTACTGTTCAGAATCGGCGGCTTCACGGTCACGTCGTTCGGCGTGATGATGGCGCTCTCTTTCGTCACCGGCGGCTGGATCCTGGCGCGCGAGCTCCGGCGCAGGGGGCAGGACCCCGAGCACGCGTGGGACCTGGCCGGCTACGCGGCCATCTTCGGCATCGTGGGCGCCAAGATCTACTACATGATCCTGCACTGGCCCGAGACGGCGGCCCACCCGTGGGCGTCGCTGCTCTCGCGCTCGGGGCTGGTGTGGTACGGCGGCTTCATCCTGGCCGCGCTGGCGGTGCTCTTCCGCGTCCACCGGCTGAAGCTCCCCGTCCTCACCCTGGCCGACGCGTGCGCGCCGACGCTGGCGATCGGCTACGCGATCGGCCGCGTGGGCTGCTTCCTGGTGGGCGACGACTACGGCGGCCCCACGAAGCTGCCGTGGGGCGTGGCTTTCCCCAACGGCGCGCCGCCGTCCA
The nucleotide sequence above comes from Longimicrobium sp.. Encoded proteins:
- a CDS encoding IS481 family transposase: MPWNRTDSENERLRFVAKAQEKLYKMSELCERFGVSRETGYATLARYNALGVDGLKARSHAPLNCPHRISAEMSEELLAERRLHPHWGPRTLLACLRKREPGRVLPAASTVGDLFSRERLTKPRPRRRKWSHPGRTQVGVSGPNDLWTIDFKGEFRTRDGKLCYPLTIADAHTRFLLAVDVLSSITHAGTQAVVERVFREYGLPWVIRSDNGCPFSSKAIAGLSRLNVWWTQLGIRQDRIEPGHPEQNGSHERMHRTLKQETVWPPAADMPAQQERCDRFRAEFDFERPHQALAMQTPGSLYVRSPRELPERLPEPEYPGHCVVRPVRANGILHFRNRDLFLSEVLIGHSVALEEIAEGMWSVYFYDLLLARLNERTWKFVD
- a CDS encoding Lrp/AsnC ligand binding domain-containing protein; translation: MSQMVACVVLIRAVPGDVPALARRIAGIDGVAEVYSVSGDYDLIAIVRVKEYERIAEIVTEEIAQIQGIERTNTLTAFRVFSKQDLGTAWDMFD
- the lgt gene encoding prolipoprotein diacylglyceryl transferase — protein: MLPVLFRIGGFTVTSFGVMMALSFVTGGWILARELRRRGQDPEHAWDLAGYAAIFGIVGAKIYYMILHWPETAAHPWASLLSRSGLVWYGGFILAALAVLFRVHRLKLPVLTLADACAPTLAIGYAIGRVGCFLVGDDYGGPTKLPWGVAFPNGAPPSTAGNLRAFGVNIPANVPDGMVMTVHPTQLYETALSLAIFFVVWKLRDRLRTPGAVWFVWLALAGVERFVVEIFRAKDDRLLGMFSVAQLISVLIVLAGVAGYFAVTRRAVRHPAAAPAGA